In Microtus ochrogaster isolate Prairie Vole_2 chromosome 4, MicOch1.0, whole genome shotgun sequence, one genomic interval encodes:
- the Il1rn gene encoding interleukin-1 receptor antagonist protein isoform X1, whose protein sequence is MELCSRRYRHLISLLLFLLCHSEAACRPSRRRPCKMQAFRIWDINQKTFYLRNNQLIAGYLQGPNTKLEEKIDMVTTDLQNVFLGIHGGKLCLSCIKSGDDIKLQLEEVNITDLSMSKEQDKRFTFIRSEKGPTTSFESAACRGWFLCTALEADRPVSLTNTPEEPLTVTKFYFQEDQ, encoded by the exons ATGGAACTCTGCAGCAGACGGTACCGTCACTtaatctctctccttctcttccttctatgTCATTCAGAAGCAGCCTGCCGCCCTTCTAGGAGAAGACCCTGCAAGATGCAAGCTTTCAG AATCTGGGATATTAACCAGAAGACCTTCTATCTGAGGAATAACCAACTCATTGCTGGCTACTTACAAGGACCAAATACTAAATTAGAAG AGAAGATAGACATGGTGACTACCGACCTTCAAAATGTGTTCTTGGGGATCCACGGCGGGAAGCTGTGTCTGTCCTGTATCAAGTCTGGAGACGACATCAAGCTCCAGCTGGAG GAAGTTAACATCACCGATCTGAGCATGAGCAAGGAGCAAGACAAGCGCTTCACCTTCATCCGCTCCGAGAAAGGCCCCACCACCAGCTTTGAGTCAGCCGCCTGTCGAGGCTGGTTCCTCTGCACAGCACTAGAGGCTGACCGGCCGGTCAGCCTCACCAACACACCCGAAGAACCCCTTACAGTCACCAAGTTCTACTTCCAGGAGGACCAGTAG
- the Il1rn gene encoding interleukin-1 receptor antagonist protein isoform X2, with product MTAARAEAACRPSRRRPCKMQAFRIWDINQKTFYLRNNQLIAGYLQGPNTKLEEKIDMVTTDLQNVFLGIHGGKLCLSCIKSGDDIKLQLEEVNITDLSMSKEQDKRFTFIRSEKGPTTSFESAACRGWFLCTALEADRPVSLTNTPEEPLTVTKFYFQEDQ from the exons ATGACAGCAGCACGGGCCG AAGCAGCCTGCCGCCCTTCTAGGAGAAGACCCTGCAAGATGCAAGCTTTCAG AATCTGGGATATTAACCAGAAGACCTTCTATCTGAGGAATAACCAACTCATTGCTGGCTACTTACAAGGACCAAATACTAAATTAGAAG AGAAGATAGACATGGTGACTACCGACCTTCAAAATGTGTTCTTGGGGATCCACGGCGGGAAGCTGTGTCTGTCCTGTATCAAGTCTGGAGACGACATCAAGCTCCAGCTGGAG GAAGTTAACATCACCGATCTGAGCATGAGCAAGGAGCAAGACAAGCGCTTCACCTTCATCCGCTCCGAGAAAGGCCCCACCACCAGCTTTGAGTCAGCCGCCTGTCGAGGCTGGTTCCTCTGCACAGCACTAGAGGCTGACCGGCCGGTCAGCCTCACCAACACACCCGAAGAACCCCTTACAGTCACCAAGTTCTACTTCCAGGAGGACCAGTAG